The DNA segment CAGGTGGCGGTGTTTGGTGCGGGCGTCACGTGACCAACCGATGAAGCGGTCGCGATGGTCCAGGTGGTAGGGAGCCGAGGACCACGCGAAACAGGCGATGGGACGATCCCCGGCGCTCACGAGCACCTTGAGGGATTCGCCGACGGGACGCGTGTACCCGAGATAGTGGTGCTCTTTCAGGAGCGCGTTGAACAACGGCTCTTGCGGTGTGCGCCGGACCGCACGCCACGTCAGCGGGCCGAGATCCGACAAGTGTCCGTTGATGGGCGTTCGATCGATCTCGACGCTCGCCGTGCGGCGATGGCGAATCGCGTTGTTCACCGGACGGCAGCGCACGGGCGGGAGTTCGATCAAGCCGGATCGATGCAGCTCGAGCATGAGGCTGCGACAAAGCATGTCGCGCAAGGCGCCGTTTTCCTGACGCCAGTTCCACGCCTCGCAGACGCGTGCGGAAAGCCGGCGCCGACTCTCGTCCTTGTGACGCGTGATCAGTTCGCGCAGGA comes from the bacterium genome and includes:
- a CDS encoding DUF4338 domain-containing protein — translated: MNTVLRYRGRDVTEQDVTFLRELITRHKDESRRRLSARVCEAWNWRQENGALRDMLCRSLMLELHRSGLIELPPVRCRPVNNAIRHRRTASVEIDRTPINGHLSDLGPLTWRAVRRTPQEPLFNALLKEHHYLGYTRPVGESLKVLVSAGDRPIACFAWSSAPYHLDHRDRFIGWSRDARTKHRHL